DNA sequence from the Octopus bimaculoides isolate UCB-OBI-ISO-001 chromosome 22, ASM119413v2, whole genome shotgun sequence genome:
CTGTCTAGCCACACAATCAAAGAAATTTCTCTTCCTAAAGGAATTGCTTCTTGCTGAGCAACCGATCTTATCCATGATAACCATTGCTAGCATGGTGAGGAAAGACTTTCCTGCAGGGGCAATGGCTAGTCTTCCACAAAAATATCTTGTCCAtttctgtaaatgtgtgtatgtagaaacaaATCCAGTCTTCACTGACTGAGACCCTCATCACACCTTGTTGTATGTTAAGCCAGACAGCATCAAAGTAAATGATGTGGAACAGTCACTGCTGGGCTGTCTTTGATCATTGGCCAGGAATGACCAAGggttaaataataacagtaacaacatttacaaacaaatcatttatttattgcttcaaCTACATTCCAAAaactgcaaaagaaaaataagaagaaaaaggtcCCTACATCAATTTACTTTCATCCTGCTTCCGTTTTTCTTTACCAATTAGAATCGCAGACTTGAAGAGGTCAAGATAGAGTTCTATGGAAGCTGGAGAGTCATCATTGCCAGGTACAGGATATGTGATGAGTCGAGGATCTGTGTTAGTGTCGACGATTCCAATTGTAGGAATACACATTTTAGCACTGTCTCGGATGGCTGTGTGTGGCTCAAAGACTGTGCTTAAAGTACTAATAAAAATCACAAGATCTGGCAAACGTGTGGTGGCACCAAACATCACTTTCGAATTCGTAAAGATCCCACCACCCCATTCACGGCAGTTTGCATATTCTCCGCACTCTCTTGCCGTCCGTTCTATTATAGGCATCATCTGGATGTGGCGACTCATGAACAGAATGATGCCTTGCTGGTAAGCTATGTGTGCTGTGAAATTTAAAGCACTCTGGAACAAAGGTAGCGTCTTTTCAAGGTCGATGATGTCAACATCCAGCCGGTTTCCATAAATGTATGGAAGCATGTAGGGACTACGGAGTCCCTTTTTGTGACCAAAGTGAACCCGACTGGAGAAAAGCTTTTTAATGGTAACCAGTTTATGGACCCCAAAATAATCCTCTTCTTTTGGAACAGGAAGTTCAATATATCCACCAGTCTCatctacaaaaaaagaaaagaaatggaatatataaatatatatgcctgtgtgtgtgtatgtatatataaaggtacatggcttagtgggtCAGGCATTGTATTCACAAACACAAGAttgcaagttcaattcctggatgaggtgatgcgttgtgttcgtgagcaaaacacttcgtctctgcgatcacttcaacacctgaaatagtgcacctgttcaggcaacattggTTTGATGAAGGGAGCAAGCTATTGTacggcacaaacatttgatcacttgaaaaaataccattaagcattttactcggcatgctaacggttctatcagctcaccaccttaataatgataataataacagaagtACAGAGAATTAGAATAGGGGCTGGGTGGCATATTCAGTAAAATGAAGAACCAGGGTGGAGATGGGTGGCAGGTGTAATTACTTGCATATCTTAAATGGTTGTATTCCAGTGACTTAGAAACCAGcatgaaaataaaagcataagAAAAATTAAAGTTACCTGATTTGACAACAGAACTTTGTTCTTCATGAATAGGATTCGTTTGAGAGACTGACGAGGAGAATCTCGTAGGAAAAGGTAATTTCTGTGATAAGGGGTTCACATTGTTTACACGGCAGCAGTTttctgaaaaaaggaaaaaagagaaatatcatcatcatcaacattcacatcattatttaatgtccattcccCATGCTGGATTGGGTTGAATGGTTCAATAGGATCTAATGAGCCAGAGAAtagcatcaagctccaatgtctgctttggcagggtttctatgcttttacgtgccaccggtacgagggccagggtccatcggttgtcaagcgatagtgagggaacaaacatatacacccagataacgggcttctttcagtttccgtctaccaaatccactctcaaggctttggtcgaccagtggctatagtagaagacacttgcccaaggatccatgcagtgggattgaacccggaaccatgtggttgggaagcaagcttcttaccacacagccactcctgcgccttgtttttatatttgtttgtccccccgccaccgcttgacaactagtgttggtgtgtttacgttcttgtaacttagcgtttaggcaaaaaaaaaccgatagaatatgtaccagatttaacaaaaataagtactggggtcgattagttcaactaGGGGTTCTACaacatggtgccccagcatggccgcagtctaatgcccgaaataaaagatacatacatgcttatagaatatatatttatacataaatatgcatgcatatatatgtgtgtgggtgtatattttatatatacgtgtgtgtgtgtgcgtaaatatagattatgcatatactatatatatatacatatatatatttatacacgcatgcaagtatatgtatgtatatatacatataaatatatgtgtgtgtgtgtgtagatgtcaatacatttatgtatacagatgcatgtacacatgtaaagGAAATGTGTTATTCCCACCACAAATTCCCTGTGTTTCTGTGTATCAGGGACTTCGAACGACGACTCCTAATGTGTCCTTCGGTGTCTTAAGACGGTaaaatatgatttgaggaagattcaaTCCTTTggtctacctttctttctttgcagGCATAGTTTCTCAAGAACTACATCTCTtgctttttcttcatttaaaacgGCAGAgtatgactgttatttctaacaaggcGAGTTACCGCATAGAGGATGGATCTTCCTCGTTGATTCAACCAGAGTGCAGAAATAGATACGATTATTGGATATAAAATTATTTGCTTCATTTAAAAATACAGAAGTGATGTGAGAAGGCTGAGAGAATGTAGTAGAATGAGGAAAACCCCTTGGTAAAATCAtcagtttttttaattaaatcaaaataaatgtGTGACCTTTTCGATGGATTCTAAGAAATTATAAACATTTGAACACGCATAGTACACAATAgtttaaatgacaaaaaaataatagagaACAGTGTATTATGGTTACATCTGCAGTGTGCATTAAgaacagaagaaagagaaggaaaatgattAATTTACGTGTTAAGGTagcagaaatataatgaaatgccTGTTTGGGATAAATAACTTTGGTAAAAAGCGAAGACATATTTCCTTTCGTCAACACATGCCTCCTAGGGTTAGAGCTAGTTACTTCCCTTGGTACAAGCTCTTTCATTTAAACCGCGAGATGTCACTACATGTGCTACGGTTCAATGAGGGTCGGCCTTCACCTTcgaccctgctagaaatagtagctaatttTCCTTCATATTATATTCCAACGGTCCTCAAGCTTCTTTGCACCACGGACCGGTGTAATTTTCCCAGGGACAGGAGGGGAAATAATGCACATAACTAAAAAgggcaaaatatataatttaattattacatatatatataaagaatgaatggagaattatacatcttcaaaatttgtttattacagtattattcgCATTAAATTCCAATCCGATACGTGTTTCTGCTGGATAAGTGTCTTAATCTCCTTTTATGTAGCATTTAAGCACAGGTGGGATAGtttggtaagtagtttgcttcccaaccacatggttgcaggttcagtcccactgcgaggcatctCGGCCAAGTGCCTTTTCAGCTATagcaaggccttgtgagtggatttcattcgactaaaaaaaatcttcgaggctgtgctccagcatggccgtagtctactgatcgaaacaagtaaaagatgaaaaaaaaattattattaggaattgtataaaaccaaaaatattttgtgttgtagaaGTATTGCAGGTGAATTTTAACAACGAAATCTTGTATGGACTCCGGTTGAGGAACCCCTCACTCCAGAAAACCAGAAAATGCAGAAATCCGGAACAATTTCCATAATTAATCCGGTAATGTAttccagagtaaaaaaaaaaaatcaacgaagAGTTATCGCACTTGGATATATAAAGCACGACCATTTGCCGGTAGATGTCGTGACGTGACACCCATCGTTCCTGTTGACACATCATGGAGACCTTCTACAACCTTCCTTTCACAGTCCTTGTTTGTCCGAATATTAAGTTGAAGAAACCGGCATGGCTCAGACAACCTTCAGCAATGTTTATGTTCACTTTAGTTTTACTATCATATTTCATGGTAACCGGAGGTAAGTGTAATTACTCTCTACACATATGTAATATGGTTTGTTTCATGTCTGACCAGCTTCCTTCTGTGTCTCGTTCGCCTCAAAGACTCAGATAAATCTtgaattctattatttatttttattttatcttatgttacGTTAAAGGGTTCCACCTCACGTTGCAACGGTTTAAAATATTAGcttcacacaaataaataaactctattacattgtctgtgtgcatacatacatacatacatatctatctgtctctctctctatttatctacctatctatctagatagataggtTACACGTTATTATCCATACAAAAGTTGGGGGTAGGGTTACACTTGTCTCGTGTAATCATGCATAGAGCGAGAGCCGCTTATTATTATAGAGGATAATGTTATCAAATTGTTAATGGTATTATAGTAAAGTGGCCCCCAAACACGCTTAAAGATCGTATCATTGCATCCTCTATTTAATATTAGCAGCCTCCGGTTATTGTTATCTAATAGACTCTGTTTGAACCTAACCACGAGTCGCTGCCAcctgtacatgtgtttatgtaggaCATTTTTGCtcagatatttcattatttaaaacaaatatgcttTTATGAGAAAGTTGTGAGCAAACGAAGTCTACGAAGCaccaatgcatgtgtgtgttgttaggTTTTGTTGCAAGCAAAAATTTCATGAACTCCCCATTAATTAATTGATTCCataaaacacaatttttgttttttaattatctgATAATTTTAAAGTCTTgttcatttaatgttttcttgACCATGCGCTCGGTCTGCCGCTCTGACTAaccgtgcatgtgtgtctgttattTATATCGACAGTGCCCTCTTTGTAAGAGCCACGTAACCATTCTCAAAGATAGCACGGAAgccggaggaggaggaggagcgatAGTAAGAGGTGtgtttcgttgctgttgttgatttagCCTTCGCTCATATGAGGCGTTCCTGTCGTGACTATCTCGTCGTTTTGCAGTATATAAAGTACTATATTTTTCtaaatgtccttccttttttacgCAGCAGTGTCTAAGTTGAGATAATTTCGACCGCTGTTTCTCGCAAATCGAACGAACACATTGAGAATCCACTTGGatagttattgtttagccccaagttagCCCAGATCGAGCAGAACCCTCACCAAAATCGTTCCAACCATGAGCATCCAGATTTTGCTTTGATCCAAGTATATCTAGATTTTtatacgctttttttttttttttactggaagatttggctgctatttcaaacagaATGGGTGACTTACCTTGAGACCTTTCGTCAGCAATAGTTGTTGGCTTAAAGTCCACTTTGGTCGAAGATACCAATAATCAAATGTTTTCCATCCGTGATCACCCAGTCTGTAGCCCCATCCTCAGACATGTGGTATCGATGAcctcattattcagttttataagACGGTTGAGTATGATAAAAAGGGAGACGTAATTACGGGACCTGTGGTTTTCCCCCACTTAACTCCTTtcggcatacctacacaagtgtaccCCACCGATTTTTGTTCCCTCATACTTCTAGAAAATCGGATCTGTTTGTAAacgaaatattctataaatacgCTTCAGATTGTGTAGACATCGATTATATCGAAAATTATAATTCACGCGAGTcggttttgtttcttcataactttcggaaaaatgaatatttttaaatgaaattctctacagATACTTTTCAGAGTGTGTAAATTACGATTACATCGAAAAATggtgagcatgcacacacacacacacatatatatatatatatatatatactcgtgttttACTTTTCCGAAACTCCACTCCCAACCTacggagaatttttttttttttttttttcccactacaaattccgatataattggaATCTGCACCATCTGAAGAGTTATTGtagaaaattgcattaaaaaatatccatcttTCTGAAAGTGCTAAAGAAACAAATTCGGTAGGAGAgaggcacacttgtgtaggtatgccctcCATTCTCCTGTTATATTAGTAAGCTAAAGTCACCCCTTGTCGCTGCTTTTCTGTCTTATAATAAAGCCACATTCTGCTGTTTCTTATGGAATTAATTTCgccatgtggttttggattcagttccagtgaatcatggcactttggacaaatgttttctgctaGAGCCCCTGGTCGACAAACCTTTAAGGGAGTAGATTTCttaaacaaaaaccaaaagaatCTCCTTGTTTGTTGCATGTGTGCAGTTATATCTCTGGCATTAGAAAacgtctcaacaaattctattcgACCTGTGCTGGCATGGagacatggacattaaatgatgaagaagataacTGTGGCTGGTTTTAGCTGGTTCTGTCATTTCACAGGAATAAGTTCTTATTTATGACTTCCAGCATTTTAGTTTCctctatattctgtgttcaaatccttgGTGAGATATATTGTCTTTAACCCTATTAGGGCCATATCCACCCCCACATACTCTActagtttcatgttcaaactagccatatctagCATCTCATACCtaccttcaatgtcattctaaatttTGCATGCAagcttataattatcattattatttggctGTTAGTGTGCTGAATAAAACACTGTGGTGTTTAATCATGGCTCttttcattctgaattcaaatcctgccaagatcaccTTTAATAgctaaaagccttgtgagtggatttggtagatggaaactgaaagaagcctctgtgtatTTGTCTTAAAAtagcatgattgttgtaaatgagtttcattcaagcagtgtcgttcattttcAATGTCCTGAGAGAACGTGTATGGTCATGGAGCgtaaggcatccagctgtagaatatgTCTCAACAAAAAATTCtatccgacccatgcaagcatggaaaagtagatgttaaaatagtgatgatgtgcatatatgagaaacagttatatatattgttaattttttttttccttgttattttcaGGAATCATTTATGATGTAATTGTGGAACCTCCTAGTATCGGATCAACAACAGATGAAAGAGGAAACACAAAACCAGTAAGGGACCTGTTTTTTTATCCCTACCACAAAACATGCCAATGAGAACTCGCGTTTGCATGGCTcaggtgatagaataagtaccaggcttaacaacaaataaatactagagtccgttcattcaactaaaaaaatattcttcaaggtggtgccccagcatggcctcagtctaatgactgaaacaagtacaagatgtgtgggtatgtgtgcaagTCCACATCCTTATTTGTTAATGTTGAATGAAATGGCTCATCCACATTATAAGAAGCATAGGGCCATGTCCTTGATTTCAGACTATAGGAGACTGATTATTTTCACTTCGTCCTCCAGGTTGCCAGTCTAAAACTGCATCTCCTTAGAGGGTTAAAGCTTTAACACAACTAGAATTTGTTGTGGGTCAGTGGCTGAGtaacacagaaaacaaaatgtCTATCACTGCACTAAACCACTGACACATGTCcaacacttgttttttttttctttcttttgcaggtGGCCTTCATGCCGTATAGAGTAAATGGTCAATATATAATGGAAGGTTTGGCTTCCAGCTTCTTGTTCACCCTCGGAGGTGTAGGTTTTGTCATCCTTGATCAAACCAACAAACCAAGTTTGCCTCGTCTCAACCGAGTCCTTCTGTTTTCCGTGTCATTTCTTACCATTTTAACTTCATTCTTCATGTGTTGGGTGTTTATGAGGATGAAGCTGCCGTAAGTATTTCTTCCTTAATATTGTCACTGATACAATGTGCTTATATT
Encoded proteins:
- the LOC106870328 gene encoding oligosaccharyltransferase complex subunit ostc gives rise to the protein METFYNLPFTVLVCPNIKLKKPAWLRQPSAMFMFTLVLLSYFMVTGGIIYDVIVEPPSIGSTTDERGNTKPVAFMPYRVNGQYIMEGLASSFLFTLGGVGFVILDQTNKPSLPRLNRVLLFSVSFLTILTSFFMCWVFMRMKLPGYLVA
- the LOC106870327 gene encoding 28S ribosomal protein S2, mitochondrial, whose amino-acid sequence is MKELVPREVTSSNPRRHVLTKGNMSSLFTKVIYPKQAFHYISATLTQNCCRVNNVNPLSQKLPFPTRFSSSVSQTNPIHEEQSSVVKSDETGGYIELPVPKEEDYFGVHKLVTIKKLFSSRVHFGHKKGLRSPYMLPYIYGNRLDVDIIDLEKTLPLFQSALNFTAHIAYQQGIILFMSRHIQMMPIIERTARECGEYANCREWGGGIFTNSKVMFGATTRLPDLVIFISTLSTVFEPHTAIRDSAKMCIPTIGIVDTNTDPRLITYPVPGNDDSPASIELYLDLFKSAILIGKEKRKQDESKLM